TTTTTTGACCTTCTCCAATAGATTTTGAAAAGGAGAGGATGTGAGGAATCAGGAAAGATGAATTGAAAGCATCAGAGACTCACCCGTCCCACCACTCCTCTGCCACGGACCGTCTCCAGGGTGCCTGAGAGGCTGAAGATCCTCCAGTGTCTCTCCCTCAGTtgcaccacctcctcccccatgTTCTCCAGACGGATACAGTATcgccactgacacacacacacatacacacacaccgagcAGTGAGCCAACGGAAACCACTCTGGGTGCGTCTGAAAtgccaccctatttcctatgtagtgcactactttttaccagggcccatgaGGCTCTggtgaaagtagtgcactccaaAAAGAATAGCATGGCATTTTGGATGCACACTGACAGTAGTATGCAGGTACGTCGGCACAATCGGCGGTTTCTATGGAAATGGGAAGCTAGCTTGTATGGCTAAAATTGTAGCTCGATTGAGATTCTAAAAAATAATGACAGCAACACACAAATATCACTGTTTTTAGCCTAAAGAACACCATGAAATGGACTGAAGTGAATATAATTATTTCCTCATATCTGACAGTTTGCTagcacacagtaacaacagtcgCTAGGCTACAGTCATCAGTGGCAGCTTCTTTGACTTACCCAATATACGTGGGAATTCTGGGCTTCCTGACAGAGAAAATGACATACATAAGCAAAAGTACAAACAGGTTCTAATCATGACTGGGGCACATTCAGCAGGGTGGAGTTGTGGAACCAGATAGAAATACAGTGAGCtctaaaagtattgggacagttaCACGTTGTTTTGACTCTGTACGCCAAATTATACAATGACGtcgaggttaaagtgcagactgtcagctttaatttgggGGTATTTTCATTCATATCGGGTGAACAGTTAAGAAATTACAGCCCTTTTTGTACATggtctttctcactcatcattcaTTCAGTAGTAttcgtaatcatggtagcatatAAATAttgtattcttatttacaataaaagttgCTCCAAAATGACAAtgttatttaccattaatttctaatgGGAACAAAATAATCGGAAACACCCAAAATAAACCAATGCagccaacaagtttgtagagtcacaagcttgatgtaatcaaggaatatgggaccaaatactaaacttgttactactttaatacacacaaGTGAATTTGTTCCAATTCATTtgttcccctaaaatgggggCACTATGTACAAAAATAGttgtaatttctaaacagttGACCTGATATGGATTAAAATACCCTCACTGTATGTTATGTAGAACAACATGCCTCTGACATCTAGAAAGggaatcacgtcagctctattCATTAAATTTCTTCCACAAAACGTGACCCTGATTCTTTATTCTCTTAGAgaagtggtgtggtgtggggcgTACCCTCATGCCCATGTAGAAGGGAATAACAGTAACGCGGATGTTCTCAGTGGTCTCGCGGTGCACGTCCGACAGTTCCAGCCACGGGTGGTTCTTCTCCTGCCACGCCTGCAGCGTGTCCCGTGGTATGAATGGGGGAACTGGAGAACGGGTCACAGCGCAACAGTCACATTTGACATTTTGGGATTTACCTgccaacaagttctcattcaTACATACGCATTACATTTACTGGATAACTGACTGAATACACTCAAAAAGCCTTTTGGTTTGTAGTACCTTTGGAGGCATTGAACTGGAGGAAACGCTCAAACAGCTCATGCTGAATGGGGACCTGGTCTGTGGAGTTGTAGGGCAGGATGTCTTCATGACTCACATAGTCCAGCCCTGAGAGAGTGAGAACGAGAGTTAGCTCAGTGCATTAATTCCTTTGTGCAACAGTAACTATGTATTAGCAACACTTAAAATACATCTGACTCACCTGGAATGGCATAAAGCGCCCTGCTGTCATCGTGATTGGCCAGAAACGTCACCGCCTCAGTCTGTGATCTCTGAGACTGACCGACACAGCCCATTTATAAAGGAGACAATTAGGGTTGCAAAATCAGAAGACCCAGGGTTTGTGGAAAACCTAGGAGTTTTGGGAAAGTTACAATAATTTTGCTGTGTGTGATATAGACAATAGTGATGGGGGGAATCTCGTTACACATCTCAATATTATTTTTCTATGAAATTGATTTGAGATTCCAAGTATCTATAAGAAGAGAAAAAATATAGGTAGTATTGTTTGCACTAGTCAGGTGTACCTGGGCCAAAATGCAAGTATTTTTAAAAATTCTATAGCTTGTTCTCTAGCtctttaaatagtgagccaacgtGTTTACAGCACTTTCATTTCCCTGACTGataaaaacttgttttctcatgctcccttgtctctctgcagcagacatgtagtgagcaatatgtttggaacaccAAATCACAATATTGagtcacaatacatatagaacgATAATATCACAtcatgaggtccctggcaattcccagccctaacaGACAATGCAGAACCAAGTCAGTGTTCCAGTGGAGGTAGTTGACAGCCTTTTGGTCAGATACTCACAATGTGGGGACAGTCCCTGGTGTCTATCAGAACCTGATAGTATGTGTGAGTTTTCCCTTTCACCTCTTTGGACCGGTGTGCCCCAGGGGGTTCCGTAGGCTTGCTGGGGGCAGAAAGCAAGCAGAGAAAAGGTGTCAATGAAGAATAACCAGTCAACGAGAGCTAGACCACTTCCAAAcaaaaacatctccaatccattTCCATTACAAACTGCATGTGACATGTTTGGATCTTATGGCTACATCGGATATAGCACCCTACTCATTATATAGGTCTAGTGGACtacaaaagtagtgctctatatagggaatagggtggtattCCAGACAGTGGAAAGCACGCTAAGCAGACAGGTGTTGCGGAGACATGGGTGACTGTGTGAGGTGGTGTCATCACCTCTCCGTCGCAGGAATGACGTCGCGGTCATAGAGGCGGGCGTGCCAGGGGAAGAGCACGATCCCTCTGTAGCCAAACACACTGTGCAAGAATAACTGGGGCGAGAGGCAGACAAACTTAAGGCTGTGTGTGGAATAGCTTGGCAGTGAGTATAACAGTTGATTAAATAGAAAACCCTGCCAGGTTGGCAAAGTATTTTGCTTATCATAAAAATTGAATTAGCTATATAATTTGTAATTTTATTGCTATGGTCCTAAGGCAGATCCCTGGGGAAACCCCATGTAAAATTGTTAGTCTCTAATGTGGGTTGTGGATGGAGACTCTCTCACCTGTCCTGTTTCATATTTCCCCTGCTGTTTGGGAGCCTCAAACACTCCTACTGTCTCCAGCACCTTCCCCTCTGGCCTGTAGGACAAAGCAAATCAAGACATTAGGAGAATAACACGTTATAAGACAGACACTGAGTTATGTCATGGCTTGTCCTTCCAAGGTTATCCATGTAACTCCCTCAGCCAATTAGTGATCAAGTTGTTGACTGTCTTAATTGCAGGCATGATTTGTTCATTGCATAGGGGTTCATGTCACGAAAACCAACAGACATTGTCACACTATCATATACCTAGTTGCAGCAGTGGAGAACAATAAAATAAGTAGACTCAAGTAGGGCTGAGACAgacatgacattttgtcagccggttattgtcatgcaaaaagACTGCCAGTCTCAccgtaattgaccgttaattaacataaacacgttCAGCATCTCCAGGAATACTCGCTGCATATAGTATAATAAATCAATTTGATATACTCCATCACAAATCCATTATTTTagtcaggtctaaagaaacatatgaagaacagaatatgagttggcctactgtatgttatctggctatgctccATGCCAATAcccgagtgacgcagcggtccaaggcactgaatctcagtgctagaagagtcactacagaccctggatcgattccaggctgtatcacaaccggacgtgtttgggagtcctatagggcggcgcacaattggaccagcatcgtccgggttagggtttggctagggtatttttatttgtattttacctttactatactaggcaagtcagttaagaacaaattattattttcaatgacagcctaggaacagtggttaactgcctgttcaggggcagaacaacagatttgtaccttgtcagctcggggattcattgtaaataagaatgctCTTATCGtcgcaaccggccgcgaccgggaggtccgtggggcgactcacaattggcctagcatcgtccgggttaggccggtagggttatccttgtctcatcgcgcaccagtgactcctgtggcgggccgggcgcagtgcgcactaaccaaggttgccaggtgcacggtgtttcctccgacacgttggtgcggctggcttccgggttggatgcgcgctgtgttaagaagcagtgcggcttggttgggttgtgtatcggaggatgcatgactttcaaccttcgtctctcccgagcccgtacgggagttgtagcgatgagacaagatagtagctactaaacaattggataccacgaaattggatagaaaaaggggtaaaaaaaagtatatatatatatatatatatatatatatacaaacaaaTAACTGTAATTCAGGCCCTGAAAtcttcatccctaactacaacattttcagacaagatagaacagcCAAATGGGGCACTGcggagatagcctgcagagttctgtcctattATCCAGGtatgtacccaaacaatttgaacttctacttttaaaaatccaccgcTCTAAAAAGAAGTCtaaccgttgccgcctgctaaagacctccctctgccccagctgtgctctggacaccatatgtgaactgattgccccccccccatctatcttcagagctcgtgctgctaggcgacctaaactggaacatgcttaacctTAAGGTATagagggcagcattttcacttttggataaatagcgtgcccaatttcaacttcctgctactcatgccaggaatataagatatgcatattattagtagatgtggatagaaaactgaaggtttctaaaactgtttgaatcatgtctgtgagtataacagaatttatgtagcaggcaaaacccagaggactaactgttcagaagtTGTTTTTTTTTGCCTCCGACTGCTCCCTCAGTTGTTTTTGCCAAGGGATATTTGATAGGAACTATttcagttcctaccacttccactggatgtcaccagtctttggaatttggttgaggttgttAATTTGTGCAACGAAGAAGAAGCACATCCTGGAACAATGTTACACTATTGAGAGTTGTGCAAGACGTAAAAAGGAGCAtggtttgtttacttgctgttttgAATACAGAATGCCccatctacaatttgatcgagtattaaatgtttaaaaatacctaaacggaattaataaataaaaaaaggaccaattgtgatgtttatgggatcTATTGgaatgccaacaaaagaagctcgtcaaaggtaatgcatgttttataatttatttcagcgttttgtgtagtgcctgcaggtttgaaatatgctaccctctttattgacattgtgctatcatcagataatatcTTCTTAATGCTTTCTCCGAAAAGCTTTTTTAAAAtcggacatgttggctggattcacaacgttgtgtagctttaattgagtatcttacatgtgtgatttaattaaTGTTTGATTTTATATCGTTATTTGAATTTGCGTCGCTGCATTTTTCCCTGTTTTTTTCCAAGTGGGAtgcaagcgtcccctataccataagaagttaacaccccagccaccctacaatctaagcttgatgccctcaatctcacacaaattatcaatgaacctaccaggtaccaccccaaagccgtaaacacggtatcatcctaaccaacttgccctctaaatacacctctgctgttttcaaccaagatctcagcgatcacttcctcattgcctgcatccgtaatgggtcgccagtcaaacgacctccactcatcactgtcaaacgctccctgaaacacttcagcgagcaggcctttctaatcgacctggccggggtatcctggaaggatattgacctcatcccgtcagtagatgcctggttatttaaaaaaaatgccttcctcgccatcttaaataagcatgccccattcaagaaatgtagaaccaggaacagatttTTCCCTtagttctctccagacctgacagcccttaaccaacaaaaaCATTCTATGGCGTTCcacattagcatcgaacagcccccgtgatatgcagcttttcagggaagctagaaaccaatatacacaggcagttagaaaagccaatgCTAGTTTATCAAGCAGAAATGTGCTTCCTGCAACAAACTCAAAAgtcctgggacactgtaaagtcaatggagaataagaacacctcccagcttccagttctctgctgccaatgactggaacgaactacaaaagtctctgaaactggaaacacttatctccctcactagctttaagcaccagctgtgagagcagctcacagattactgcacctgtacatagcccatctataatttaggccaaacaactacctctccccctaaagtatttattttgcaccccatcatctctactttgcacattcttccactgcaaatctaccattccagtgttttacttgctatattgtatttacttcgccaccatggccttttttggtTGCCTTTACctaccttatctcacctcatttgctcacattgtatatagacttgtttttctactgtatgtttgttttactccatgtgtaactctgttttgttgtatgtgtcgaactgctttgctttatcttgaccttgtcttgaacttgttctcaacttgcctacctggtttaataaaggtgggtggcagggtagcctagtggttagagcgttggactagcgaccggaaggttgcaagttcaaacccgacaggtacaaatctgtcgt
Above is a genomic segment from Oncorhynchus masou masou isolate Uvic2021 chromosome 12, UVic_Omas_1.1, whole genome shotgun sequence containing:
- the LOC135550869 gene encoding polymerase delta-interacting protein 2-like isoform X2, with translation MAACVIRRTLLSTVNKYNTKHAISVLNVDLNSRQTPNMTRLSCSVFNVQQKRLMSSRPEGKVLETVGVFEAPKQQGKYETGQLFLHSVFGYRGIVLFPWHARLYDRDVIPATESKPTEPPGAHRSKEVKGKTHTYYQVLIDTRDCPHISQRSQTEAVTFLANHDDSRALYAIPGLDYVSHEDILPYNSTDQVPIQHELFERFLQFNASKVPPFIPRDTLQAWQEKNHPWLELSDVHRETTENIRVTVIPFYMGMREAQNSHVYWWRYCIRLENMGEEVVQLRERHWRIFSLSGTLETVRGRGVVGREPVLSEEQPAFQYSSHVSLQAPSGHMWGTFTCQRAHGGAMFEVAIPSFSLESHGRRDSPYSFLF
- the LOC135550869 gene encoding polymerase delta-interacting protein 2-like isoform X1; the protein is MAACVIRRTLLSTVNKYNTKHAISVLNVDLNSRQTPNMTRLSCSVFNVQQKRLMSSRPEGKVLETVGVFEAPKQQGKYETGQLFLHSVFGYRGIVLFPWHARLYDRDVIPATESKPTEPPGAHRSKEVKGKTHTYYQVLIDTRDCPHISQRSQTEAVTFLANHDDSRALYAIPGLDYVSHEDILPYNSTDQVPIQHELFERFLQFNASKVPPFIPRDTLQAWQEKNHPWLELSDVHRETTENIRVTVIPFYMGMREAQNSHVYWWRYCIRLENMGEEVVQLRERHWRIFSLSGTLETVRGRGVVGREPVLSEEQPAFQYSSHVSLQAPSGHMWGSYRLERPNGTFFDVRIPPFSLESKKDDTPNGFLPGPFTSLA